The following is a genomic window from Micromonospora cathayae.
GTTGCTCTTCGTCGGGCTGCCCGAGGGGGACCGCTGGTTCGTGCGCGCCAGCATGTACCCCGGGGTCTGCTCGGCGTTCGCGTTCGACGAGCCCCGGGTGATCCCGGCCGGGACGTCCCGGCCGGGCCGGCACCGGATCGCGGTGGTCGACGGCCACCTCGACCGGGACGCGCTCGGCGCGCTCGCCGAGCGGCTGGACCGGCCGTGACGGGGCCGGTCACACCCCGGGCGGCGGACGGGGTGCGACCGGCGTCGACCGGGGCTCCCGGGCCGGGGCCGGCCCGGTGGTCGGGTCGGGACCGCCGGCCCGGCGTGCCGCGCAGGCCGCAGGCCCGGCGCTGACCGGTCGGCGGGCTGGTCAGGCCGGGACGGGGGCGGTGCTGTCCCGGCGGACCAGTTCGGCGTCGAGCACCTCGACCCGGTCGCCGTCGACCCCGGGTTCCAGCGCCAGGGTCATCGCCCGGGCCCCCATCTCGACCAGCGGCAACCGGACCGTGGTCAGGGTCGGGGTGACGTCCCGGGCGATCGGCATGTCGTCGAAGCCGGCCACCGACACCTGGCCGGGCACCGCCACCCCCCGGGTGCGCAGCAGGGACAGCGCGCCGACGGCCATCGAGTCGTTGAGCGCCACGATCGCGGTCAGGCCGGGCACCTCGTCGAGCAGCGCGGCGGTGGCCTGCGCCCCGCTGTCCCGGTCGAACTCGGCGTAACGGATGTGCGTCTCGTCCAGGGTCAGGTCGACCTCGGCGAGCGCGCGGCGCAGCCCGGCCAGCCGGTCGGTGGTCGTGGTGAGCAGCCGGGGACCGGCCACCACCCCGATCCGCCGGTGGCCCAGGGCGAGCAGTTCCCGGGTGAGTAGCAGGGCGCCGTTCTCGTTGGCCGGCATCACCGCGTCCCCGGCGTGCTCGTGGCGACCGATCACGGCGACCCGGCCGCCGGTGGCCTCGTACGCGGCGAGCTGCTCGTTGAGCCGGGTGGTGAAGGCGTCGTCGTGGTAGCCGGAGCCGGCCAGGATCATCGCCGCGACCTGCTGGCCGCGTAGCAGGTCGACGTACTCGAGTTCCCGTTCCGGGTCCCGGTAGCTGTTGCAGATGATCAGCAGTTTGCCGCGGGCGGTCGCCACCCGTTGCAGCCCCCGGGTGATCTCGGCGAAGTACGGGTCGGAGACGTCGTGCACGATCACGCCCACCACGCTGCGCTGGGGCCGGGCGAGCAGCTGGGCATGGGCGTTGGGCACGTACCGCAGGTCGGCCACGGCCCGGAGCACCCGGTCGCGCAGCTCCTCGGTGACCGTCTTGCTGCTGCCGTTGATCACCCGCGACGCGGTCGCGGGGGAGACCCCGGCCCGCCGGGCGACGTCGGCCAACGTCGCCATGGCCACCCCCGAGTCGATCTTGTTGATGTGGTCGCCCGTCGGGCGCGGCCTCAGGTTACCGCAGCGCGCAGAGCGGTCCCAGTCTCGGTGAGGTCCGGCACGCCGCCGGTCCCGGAGGGGCGGGGGCCTTGCCCGGCGGGTCGGCGCCCCATACGCTGCTGAGGAAAGCGCTTGCCTGAGGTGGAAGGAAGATCATGACCCGCAGGCCGATCGGCATCATTCTCAACGGCGTCACCGGCCGAATGGGGTACCGGCAGCACCTCGTCCGGTCCCTGCTCGCCATCCGTGAGCAGGGCGGCGTCCGGCTGGACGACGGCACCACCATCTGGCCGGAACCCGTCCTCGTGGGCCGCAGCGAGACGCGGCTCCGGGAGATCGCGGAGCGCCACGGGCTGGCTGACTGGACCACCGACCTGAGCGCGGCGCTGGCCCGCGACGACGTCAAGATCTACTTCGACGCGCAGGTGACCCAGCAGCGGGAGAAGGCGATCCGGCAGGCCATCGAGGCCGGCAAACACATCTACACCGAGAAGCCCCTCGCCGAGACCAGCTCCGGCGCGCTGGAACTGGCCCGCGCGGCCAGCGCGGCCGGGCTGCGCACCGGCGTGGTGCAGGACAAGCTCTTCCTGCCCGGCCTGCGCAAGCTCAAGCGGCTCATCGACGGCGGCTTCTTCGGCCAGATCCTCTCCGTCCGCGGCGAGTTCGGCTACTGGGTCTTCGAAGGCGACTGGCAGCCCGCCCAGCGTCCCTCGTGGAACTACCGCGCCGAGGACGGCGGCGGCATCGTCGTCGACATGTTCCCGCACTGGCAG
Proteins encoded in this region:
- a CDS encoding LacI family DNA-binding transcriptional regulator — translated: MATLADVARRAGVSPATASRVINGSSKTVTEELRDRVLRAVADLRYVPNAHAQLLARPQRSVVGVIVHDVSDPYFAEITRGLQRVATARGKLLIICNSYRDPERELEYVDLLRGQQVAAMILAGSGYHDDAFTTRLNEQLAAYEATGGRVAVIGRHEHAGDAVMPANENGALLLTRELLALGHRRIGVVAGPRLLTTTTDRLAGLRRALAEVDLTLDETHIRYAEFDRDSGAQATAALLDEVPGLTAIVALNDSMAVGALSLLRTRGVAVPGQVSVAGFDDMPIARDVTPTLTTVRLPLVEMGARAMTLALEPGVDGDRVEVLDAELVRRDSTAPVPA
- a CDS encoding Gfo/Idh/MocA family protein — protein: MTRRPIGIILNGVTGRMGYRQHLVRSLLAIREQGGVRLDDGTTIWPEPVLVGRSETRLREIAERHGLADWTTDLSAALARDDVKIYFDAQVTQQREKAIRQAIEAGKHIYTEKPLAETSSGALELARAASAAGLRTGVVQDKLFLPGLRKLKRLIDGGFFGQILSVRGEFGYWVFEGDWQPAQRPSWNYRAEDGGGIVVDMFPHWQYVLEELFGEVKAVTAVIATHIPRRVDESGNAYPATADDAAYGIFELAGGIVAQLNSSWCVRVHRDELVEFQVDGTEGSAVAGLRGCKIQHRAVTPKPVWNPDLPVTENFRSQWTEVPDNEEFDNGFKVQWEAYLRHVVAGEPFRWDFLAGARGVQLAELGLLSAREGCRVEVPELDR